A genomic window from Triticum urartu cultivar G1812 chromosome 7, Tu2.1, whole genome shotgun sequence includes:
- the LOC125522003 gene encoding single-stranded DNA-binding protein WHY1, chloroplastic-like → MPPPLSVSLPSPQPLSLLPRHARAAHTHSLALAPPLSTRAPPSSACSVVPARHSDYFDPRAPPSQRDAYGQPPLERDPPVPGGQAGRVFASYSIYKGKAALAFDPRPPQFVPLESGAYKVAKEGFVLLQFAPAVGPRQYDWTRKQVFSLSVWEMGTLLTLGLTDSCEFFHDPFKGRSDEGKVRKVLKVEPTPDGNGRFFNLSVQNRLLNVDENIYIPITKGEYAVIVSTFNYIIPHIMGWSTFTNSIKPEESQPYNRPQSSPELEWRR, encoded by the exons ATGCCGCCGCCGCTCTCCGTCTCGCTCCCGTCGCCGCagcccctctccctcctcccgcgCCACGCCAGGGCCGCCCACACCCACTCCCTCGCCCTGGCCCCGCCCCTCTCCACCAGGGCGCCGCCCTCCTCCGCCTGCTCCGTCGTCCCCGCGCGCCACTCCGACTACTTCGACCCCCGGGCCCCGCCGTCGCAGCGCGACGCGTACGGGCAGCCGCCTCTGGAGAGGGATCCGCCGGTGCCGGGCGGCCAGGCCGGGCGGGTGTTCGCCAGCTACAGCATCTACAAGGGCAAGGCTGCGCTGGCCTTCGACCCCAGGCCGCCGCAGTTCGTGCCGCTCGAA TCTGGGGCGTACAAGGTGGCCAAGGAGGGGTTCGTGCTGCTCCAGTTCGCCCCCGCCGTGGGGCCCCGGCAGTATGATTGGACTCGCAAGCAG GTGTTCTCATTATCTGTCTGGGAGATGGGAACCTTGCTTACTCTTGGTCTAACAGATTCGTGCGAGTTCTTTCATGACCCTTTCAAGGGGAGGAG CGATGAAGGTAAAGTGCGCAAGGTTCTAAAGGTTGAGCCAACACCAGATGGCAACGGTCGCTTTTTCAACCTCA GTGTTCAAAACCGTCTTTTGAACGTTGATGAGAACATTTACATCCCTATAACCAAAGGAGAATATGCGGTCATTGTATCGACTTTCAAT TACATCATACCGCACATCATGGGCTGGAGCACGTTTACAAATTCTATCAAGCCCGAGGAGTCGCAGCCATACAATAGGCCGCAGTCCTCTCCCGAATTGGAGTGGCGAAGGTGA